Sequence from the Amycolatopsis sp. NBC_00345 genome:
GGCGTGGTCGACGATCCCGATTTTGCCGGGCGGCCACGGGCTGACGCTGGCCCGCGGTCAGCGGCACGTCAGGATCGGGTCCGGCCGCGCGGACCTCGCCGAACAGCCGCGGAAGGTTCATCGGCTCCCGCAGCGACTGCCGGAAGCCCTCGCGGCCGTACCCCCGGTCCAGCAGCGGTTCGCGGATCGCTGCGGGCCAGCCGGCGAGTGCCCGGCCGAACGTGGTCCGGTACGCGGCCCGCATGACGTCCAGCTGCTCGGGCGGGAACACATCGCCGGTTTTCACGTCCCGCAGCCGCTGCGCCTTTTCCTCCGGCAGGTAGCCGACGATGTCCTCGTGGGTCGGGTCGAGCAGGACCAGGCCGGCGACCTCGCCGGGGAATCGCTTCGCGTAGAGGCGCGCGTACAGGCCGCCGAGTGAATGCCCGACCAGAACATGCGGACCGGGCACGGCCGTGACGCGCAGCAACTCGTGCAGATCGTCGGTCACTTGCGTGCCACTGCGCGGCAGATCCACGCTGTCGCTCCAGCCCAGGCCGAGCCGGTCGTAGAGCACGCTCGTGGTGAACTCCGCGACGAGGTTGTGCACGTTCCAGTAGTACAAGCCGGACATCCCGCCACCGGCGAGGAACACGACAGCCGGCCCGCCGGTGCCGGACCGGTGCAGCAACATCGCACCGCCCGAGACCTCGTGGCGTGTCCCCAAAGGGGCCCCGGCCGCATCCGTCACGTCGTCCACCATGCTTTGGCACTCCTGTCGCCGGAAACCCGGTCAGCGCGTCAACGCCGACGGCCGTTCCGCAACCGAGGAAGCAGGCCGGCGTGGGCCAGTGTCCCTCAGACAGGTCGTCGAAGGCGCGTGCGTAGCGCCGCAGCGGCGCGTGGGGTCACGACGACTGGCAGGCACACCTCACACCCGCTATCGGCGCATTGCCGATGCCGCAAAGGTTTCTGAGGCGAAGCCCCCAGCGGGGCGGGCCTTGGTGCCGGTTCGCCGGACGGGAGGTCACCCACCGGGGTCGTGATCCCGCGCCGCCGGGGGCGTTCAGTGCTTTACTCGGCTGGGGCGTCCGTCCCGGACACGGAAAGGCGGGAACTCGGATGGCGAGCTCGGCGACAGACCTGGTGGTCGGGGTCGACGGATCGGAGCCGGCGTTGACGGCGGCCCGCTGGGCGGCGCGCACCGCCGCGACGCGCCACCGCGGGCTCCGGCTCGTGCACGCCACGGAGGAACTGCCCGTGGCCTATCCGCACGCCGGTGGGAATTTCGACGAACTCTACGAACTGGTCGGCGCGCGCGGGCAGCGTCTGCTCGAAGCGGCCCGGGCCGCCGTGGCCGAGGTCGCGCCGGACCTGACCCCCGAGGTCGTGCTCCGCCCGGAGCAGCCGGCCGAAGGACTGCTCGCCGAGTCGGCGACCGCGGCGATGATCGTGCTCGGCACACCCGATCAGTCGGCGGCCGCCCGAGTCCTGCTCGGCTCGGCGTCCCAGGCGCTGGCGGCCCACGCGGAGTGCCCGGTCG
This genomic interval carries:
- a CDS encoding alpha/beta fold hydrolase; protein product: MVDDVTDAAGAPLGTRHEVSGGAMLLHRSGTGGPAVVFLAGGGMSGLYYWNVHNLVAEFTTSVLYDRLGLGWSDSVDLPRSGTQVTDDLHELLRVTAVPGPHVLVGHSLGGLYARLYAKRFPGEVAGLVLLDPTHEDIVGYLPEEKAQRLRDVKTGDVFPPEQLDVMRAAYRTTFGRALAGWPAAIREPLLDRGYGREGFRQSLREPMNLPRLFGEVRAAGPDPDVPLTAGQRQPVAARQNRDRRPRRNGHLGRCAESNQAATRVMAPPSGVSSMTSAAFTSQASPSPDRPELTTGPGS